ttctaatttctaatgttCACGCCACTTCTATATAAAAGagtctaagggtgcctgggtggctcagttgtttgagggtctgacttcagctcaggtaacgatctcatggttggtgggtttaagccctgcatggggatctgtgctcacagctcagagcctggagcatgcttcgggttctgtgtctccctctctctctgcccctccccccaccttcaaaaaataaaaaaacattaaaaaatgttttgaagtcaGATTCTATGCATCTAGTGACTAGAATGGATAATTAAGGGCTCTAGGAACttggaaagaggaaagaacactGGGTTTGGAGTTGTCTGGAAGGTTTTTATGGaggattatgacctgatctgGTCTTTAAAGATGGGTAGGCCTTTTGTAATGGAGAGCAGGAGGGAAGTGTTTTGAAGGTGTTCTACAGAAGGGCTAACAAGAGCAAAGGCATAGGCTGTGCATGAGGATGTCTTATCAAGAGGAGCATAAAGAATCTGTGGCAAATATGACTAAATCGGAAACAGACAGTGGAGGGCCTTGACTAATACAGTAAGAAATTAAAAGCTAACCCTGTAGCAAATTTCCTTTAGAAGATTTTTGAGGAGAGCAACAAGATCAAATTAGATGCATAGACtaaacacatatatgtgtgtgtatatatgtatatgttttatatatattagctaaaactaaaaatttatcAATCATTATTTATACAAAacttttaacaaaacaaaactaacatgttctctgcctttctccctctacATATGGAAACAGGGAAGTATACGCGTGTatgagtatgtatgtatatttatgtgtgtgtatacatacacggTTTGTTTTTCCCATTACTTTTCCTGGAAACACTATTTTCTCCATGTCCTATGCCTTAACTGCTCTGCTCCTcacagataaacacacacacacacacacacacacacacacacacacacccctttctgAAGTAAGATCCACCAGGGGAATGACCAAGAGAGCAAGCTAAACAGGGCTGGGGACTGAAAATCCTCACATGATTCTCCAGAGAAGAGCTCATTCACCATTCTTCCATTTCAAAGCATCAGCAGGTCCTGGAGCCCAATTCACCCTTCACATATCCAGAGAGTGAAACATGATTTGTGCCCTTTAAGATACCATGCAATGAATTACAGcaggagatggagggagaaatACTTAACACTTCTAtagtatttattgttattttccagaagaaagcaaaacaaacgtTTACgaaaacaaaaacctctttgaaacTTCTGTTGCTGGAAGCGTGACTGCATTTTTATCTCAGTCACGCAAACTGATTGGACATAGAGAATGGTGTCCCAGAATAGTAATTTTCTTATCTCCTCCTCCCTTTTCAGCCCCTATTTTGCCTCTGCATTTACAAAATGCTCCTATCAGATGTCAGCCCATTCCCGCTTCCACCACCTGGCTCCAGAAGTATGCTGCTCAAAGAGTCTCCGAACTCTGATACGAGAGTCATTATCTCAAATCCTTGCTCTTCTAGATGATTCTGTTGCCACTTATGCCAGCTCTTTTGGCAGTTGCACCTGTGGATTGAAGTagttgaagaaaagagaaaaaaaattaatcttggaAATTCAAGAGTTTTAcagcaaaaatgacaaaacttaCTATGTGTCTGAAAAGTTACAGAATGGATGAGAAATTGGGGCCAGAGAGCCACTCAGATTATaataaaacaacagtaacaaccaCAATCACCATTCAGTGGGCATTTACTGATACCAGGGACTGATCTAAGGGCTTGAAGCACATGGTGAagcatattataaaaacaaaagggcAGATGTTGGAATCCGCCTGGTTCAAATCCTGATACTGGCACTCCTAGCTGTGTGGTGCTAAACATGcgttttctccactgtaaaacGACAGTAACAGTATGTGTCTAACAGACAAGGCTATTTTAAGGATGAAGGGATATAATACAAGCTAGTAGTCAAGATCAACACTTCAAAAGCAAGGCTATCATACAATAGCCTTGTAAGGAgggaacaggctcagagaggagaaacAATTTGCCCcgcagctagtaagtgacagagcaggATTTGAATCGAGATCTGCCTGATATCAGTACCCAAGCCTTAACCACAAAAAAATACCAccacaaaagtataaaacatatattcttttaaaaactgatctttctggggcgcctggatggctcagtcagttaggcatccggctttggctcaggtcatgatcttgcggttcacaggttcaagccctgcatcgggctctgtgctgacagcttacagcctggagcctggagcctgcttcagattctgtgtctccctctctctctgcccctacgccactggcactctgtctctgtctctctctcaaaaataaataacatttaaaaaaatttaataaaaaataataaaaactggtCTTTCCTTCTTGAAATGCATTTCTAATTTGAAgctcaattaaattttaaaaataaaacatcactgGGAGAAGccctaaggcaaaaaaaaaaaaaaaattacaaaagagtAGCAAAAGTCTGACTGCTATTTTAGTTTTGCTTCATAGGAACAACTTAAATACAAGGCAAGTTGTTAAACAGTTTCAAGTGGTGTTACATCTTAGGAGGGTGACTTACCTCACATGCATGTACCTTCCAGAGGACATTCAGAGTTTGTACAATAATGATTAAGAATGTTCCTCCTCCTATTCCCCATGTCCACCTGCCAGCGTGATGAGCCATCTTGGCCATCTGCTATGGCCCCTCCTACAGGCAGTTCTCTGCCCATGACCTTTGGCTGGAAATTTCCCAACATCCTGCCTCCTGGGGAGACTTCTGATGGGTTGCTTCTGCCTGCCCAGCCTTCAAACCAAGGGGTTCTCCATGTGCTTTggccctctccctcctggtgtcagACTTTCAGGATGCGACAGTTGTGACAGCACTTTGGTAGGGCTCAACCATGGAGACACCGACAGTAAACACCAGTGAGCAGAAAATGCACTGCCCAGTATTTAAAGTGACTACAAAGTTGCAACAAATAACTAGAACAGTGTgttctttgtattgtttttttttttttgttttgttttttaattttttttttcaacgtttatttatttttgggacagagagagacagagcatgaacgggggaggggcagagagagagggagacacagaatcggaaacaggctccaggctctgagccatcagcccagagcctgacgcggggctcgaactcacggaccgcgagatcgtgacctggctgaagtcggacgcccaaccgactgcgccacccaggcgcccctgttctttgtattgttgaatggaaaaaattattttacataatgttattatttacataatgttatataatGTTATGCATGGGAGGGttccaaattaataaaaatattttaaaaagcagaatgtgGCACTGGCCCAACAGAGTAAACCCAGATacatattgatatatttaaaatatgaccaCGTTGGCAATTCACTGTGAAAAAGAATGAGTCATTGGTTAGCTGTCATTGGTCAgctctttggaaaagaaataacaaaggagGCTTTTTGCTCTCTATTTACTTCTAAAATTTAACCCTTTAACTCATCTGTAAtatggaatctttttttaaaaccaaaaactacacgggcacctgggtggctcagtcggttaagcgtctgactttgactcagggcatgatcttgccgtctatgggttcaagccctgcgtcagctctgtgctgacagctcagagcctggagcccacttcagaatctgtgtctccctctctctttgccaccccccccccatctcacgcgcacacatgctctctctctctccctcaaaaataaacattagaaaattaaaaaaaaatcaactacaaATGCAGGAATAAAAGATGGGCAAGTATCTTAGTAATCTCCAAAAGAAGCCATTTCTAAGCagaacacaaaagacagaaactgtaAAGGAAAAGATAGCTAGTCTTGCTGTTATAAATACCTAAAACTTACAAACACATGAGAATCAGCATGTAGTACTGTTAGGGGTCCTGTTCCCCCCTTTACTTGTTGGTTAAAACTAGTTTAAGAAAAGTATGTGTGGAGAGCATTACATAaggcatacacatacatacactcacaGAGACTGGGCCAGAAGAGAAGATCCATCTCAGTAGGGGTTATTTAACTTGGCATATGGATGTGAATTCCTGCTCTCAGTCAACAACTCAGTGGGTATCcaggacagagaagaggaaaggctAGTTTGAGGAATTCACAGTCCCCTAGGAGACCTATACTGTAACTTAGGAGGGCTGAACCTGAAGCAGAATGTGGGAGATTCAGTAAGAGAGGTGCAGATTAAGGAGAAtggaaatagaaagggaaagtaTTCACTACTGGTAacttgtttggtttcttttgttgtaaGAAGTCGTATTTGAGTCAAGCCTGTTGGGATAGATTTCAACAGATAGAAATAGAATTAAAGGTCATTTGAGTAGAGGGTatagaggcaaggaaggaagttCCTTTAGGGGAACTGTTAAAAGATGTGGTTTGTCGTGGAGGTCACGGAGTTGTGACCATCAAAGTGTGGCGTCAAAAAAAGTAGCATCGGCATCGCCAAGGAAGttgacagaaatgcaaattctcaggcacCATCTAAAACCTATGGAATGGGGAATTCCAGAGGTGGGCTCAGCAATCCGTATTTAGccttctaggtgattctgatgcatgctaaatTTTAACAATCACTATCACAGACTTCAGAAACGTTGTATACCATAGATTCTTTTCTACACTAGGTATTAGGAAATGGCAGCTCTTAGACTAAGTAATTCTGTAAGCATAGGCTCTTTCTAGGGGAGTTTGAGATGTGACATAGCTTTTTCGTATAGAGAGGTATCCTCTAAAGGAGCAAAAACAATAAGGCAGGAAAAAAGTTGTTGAAGATAATGCTGGGGGCTCTAGACCTGAACTcgtgagagaaggaagagagcatGGAACACTGGGAACCAGAAACACAAGTAGATCTAAACTCAAGAGCTTGGCTTGGGGACAAATTGAACGAAGTAGTCAAGAAAACCCCAGTGATCTAAGGGGAAAGAGAGATCCAGGGAGTGTCCCAGATTATGTGACAAttgaaacaaagggaaaagataaaaataggaaggagaaaattgtgaaaggagagaatccagaaatcctaaagagaaaaaagatcttGTTAATGAGGCAAAGAAGAAATGGctagaaataaagataaagactCAAGAGTCTATAATGTTGCATCTTATAATCACAACTGCCAATGCGTCATTGAGACTTTTGGCTAACAAAGGCTGCTTAGGATATTATTAAACTGAAGTCTTTCCGAAGGAGAAATTTAGCTGTGTTTTTAGGCAATTGAGTGGAAGCAATACAGAAATACATAGGTGAGCCCAAAGTGAAACTGAGTTAATGTTAaaacgccttttttttttttttaaagtttatttatttttgagacagagagagacagagcatgaacgggggagggtcagagagagagggagacacagaatgggaagcaggctccacgctctgagccgtcagccaagagcccgacgcggggcttgaactcacgggactgcgagatcgtgacctgagctgaagtcggatgcttaaccgactgagccacccaggcgcccctaaaacgcCTTTTCCGATTGGCACTGAAGCTTGTGTAAGATATAAATGCATTTAGCCTCGGTGAATTAAATTGTTGTCGCAGATGGAATTTTATTTCAGGGAGAAGTACAAAGACCCATCTGGGATGGTAGGCAGTGAGTGGTCCACAaaattttcaagatgaaaaaaaaaaaaaaatcatacatttgCCAGGGAAGGATAAGCCTGTATAAGCCTAACATCTTTGTTTTGGGCTGGTATCACACTGACTAGTTATTAACTTATAGGGAAAGGAATTAGTGATTATCTAATAAATTCACTTTGCTAGACAAGACAGAGAGTTTAAAAGCACAGctaaaaacaagaagagaagaaCCTAAAAAACTCTACTGGAGCCAACTAAGTCATGCAAATGAGTGGAACAGGCCAGGTATTAGGCGGTAGGGAATGGTGGAGACAGAAAGACTCAAGAGTCCATCATCTATCTCAAGGGAGAAGCCAATCCCAGATCCACCTGATTAGTACATGCAAATGCGAGCCCACTGTGGCCAGATCTGAGGCTTCCAGGGGTGCCAGATGTCTCGATGTTATTGtgtggtattttaaattttgtacaaCAATACTCAAGCCAAACAATATAGGCCTGGAGCCTTGGCTGACAATCTGTCAGTTCTCCATCCCTGGCCCACAGAACACATACATTCCTCTTAAGCTGAATTAAATGGGCGGCTTCTTGGAAGAGGTAGCATTTAAGCCGAGCAAGTGtacaggttttcttttattctttgctaGCAACTTCATTTCAAAGTTCCCAGGCCAGAAGCAAGCATGGGGACAGAATAGgcattgaaatgaaaaaaataagattaaaaaatacaaactgacTACTTGATGAGATCTCCTCTGGCAAATGCAAAAAGAGGATTTCCAAGTCCACGAGAGGAAAAGAGCTAgtcttgtttttccctttcaagtttcctaaataataatactaaataatTTGTACATATGCTTTTGGACACTCAAGATTCCAGTGAGGAACacggggaaaaaaatcacatttcaaaattattctttcatcTTAACCTCCTATTTGAAAATCCAGGGGTTTGGAGGGCATCTCTATCTACCAACGCAAGCGTGGGGAGAAAAACCTAAAAACCTTTAGTTTAAGCTCTCCAAAATGAATGCTGTGATGTCTCCTTTGGCTGGCTAAAAAGATCCCTTTCTGCTCAGATTTTGTGATACCATCACCAGGGGCGTTTTCAGTGACATTTCCACAGTCCCCAGACCAGAAAGCGTCTTGCATGCCATGATGTTTTACAATAGCTGGTTGCGCAAACAAGCACGAACACACCATGGCCTTGAACCCTATTAGCGCTTCCATTAACTACACGGGCTGGCTGGgttagtagagcatgcgactcttgatctctgggtcgcaagttcaagccccacactgggtgggGAGCCTACTTTAAACAAAAGACTGTTTGGGcatgcttggctggctcagcggGGAtagcaagcaactcttgatctcgaggtcatgggcccaagccccacattgggtgtagattaCCTAAATGAAACTTAATAAATAGAGTAGCTTTTGAAGAATGTCAAAGTTGACAAAATGTGATGGGTATGTACCAGTTCTTTGCACTATTTTTGAACTTCCGCAAGcctaaaatgatttcaaaataacaaGAATAGCTTTTAAGATCACGCTATGATTCATCATGAAAGCAGAGATTTATCGTGCATGTAGCAAAGCACAAAATTTGATCAGCGGGGAGCAAAGGGACATTAGTGGAGTGAAGGTTTGTCAGTGGAATGatgcattttcacatttttgcagAGCATTTTCCAGGACTATGTGGATGAAGTTGCGTGacattttgtatcttaaatatatgcaaagaGGTACCTATTGCTGGCCAAACCAGGCAGCGGAAAGCAGGCGGAATTGCCAATCCGTTGGAGCAGATAAAAGACATTTCCAAGCAGAGGCCAACGTGCAAGGGCATCATTCAAAAATCATGTCAGAGTTTACTTTGAAGCATGTTTCCTTCTCAGTGGACcgtaaaaacaaaacacagcttaAAACTGGTAACTTCCTAGAATCGATCAAAAGGGGAAAGTGTAGTACTTAGCAGGGTGTTGCGCTTTTATAAGTATCCTTgggaatttattttattgcccTCTGTTCTGGAATCTGAACTCAGAGTTGGATTGGTTTCAGCTGACCAAAAGGCAGAGTGTCCTGACTATGGAAATTACAAAACCAAGACCCTAAGATCCATGAGGCCAAGACTGCACCTGTCTTATTCACCACAGTATTCCTGACCCCTCGGATGGTGCCTGACATGTAAAAAGTACTATGTAAATATGTGTAGCattaatgaataagtgaatgggtAGAATGAAACAGACTCTAGGAAAAGCAGACTCGCTCACTACAACACTCCCTGGGAAGGCAGGGAATTGGGTCAGATGATCATTGGAACTTGTTTATCTCTTCTACTCTGAATCCACAGGCCACCTCTAATGTAGATTGTAAAAAGACTTCCCTTCACTCTTTTTAGACTGTTATTTTCTGATGGTACAGCCTCCCAGGCAGCTCCCAGATGCTTTGCCAATGATTGGTTGCACAGTAACAGAGCTAGTTTCTCTCAAAACAACAGCCCAATCCACCCCCTACAGAGGTCTGGCTGCcggggagaggagcaggtgcAGCAAGTCTTGATGTGGTACCCAAGGGCAGGCAAAGAACTCTTGCCTGACCTCATGGGACCTCTAGTGTTCTCACCCTGGCTTCTGCCCTAGGAAGAACCAGAATCCTACCACACAGAGGAAAGTCATCTTTGATTTGGAGGAATGGAATGTTGTCAATTCTGCATTACTAGCAGATGGGAAAAAAGGAACATACATATGTAGAACACATCTTGAAAAAATTGAGGCTCCCTATGATGAAATCATGTACAGACTATTCTGGCTGAATTACACACTAGGATTTaaaactggggtacctgggtggctcagtcggtgaagcgacCGACTTaagttcacgtcatgatctcacggtttgtgagttcgagccccatgttgggctctgcgctgacagctcagagcctggagcacatttctgattctgtgtcttcctctccctctgcccctcccccacccacactctgcctctttccttcaaaaataaacaaaaatttaaaaaaaagaaaaattttaaaataatacagttaaTTATCAGCTACCCGTGACCTTGGGACACACACCTCTCAGATTCCATAAATGCTATCATAGTAATgaccaaaaaaaattattgcctCAACTTAACCTGCaaggaataaaatactttcatGTATCAGCAGCAACAATAGTGAATCATTGtaaatattaaaactgaaataGTAGTTAAAACTCCATTAATTCATGGAGACACTAACTTGAAGTTTGCCATTTGTCTGGCTGTCTAAAAAGTGaagaatatataaatgcaatTGTACGTAGTCTCTCTTCATCTACTAAAAAAGTaccaattggggcgcctgggtggctcagtcggttaagcgtccgacttcagctcaggtcacgatctcgcggtccgtgagttcgagccccgcgtcgggctctgggctgatggctcagagcctggagcctgcttccgattctgtgtctccctctctctctgaccctcccccattcatgctctgtctctctctgtctcaaaaataaataaacgttaaaaaaaaaaattaaaaaaaaaaagtaccaactATCTTTAAACATTGTGGAAGCCCTCAGTTATTTACAAATAAGGGGCCTGATTTAGGCTTCATTCTTACTTATTCCTGCAACAGGTTCCTCAAGATCTCTGAAGGTCCACTTTATGGCTGGGGCAAATAAAAGCTTCATCCTCAACTTGGAACTGGGTATCCGCGTCAATTCTACCACTTTCTACCTGTATCTCCTATACTTggtatttaacttctctaagcctcagtttctttttaataacatGTGGAGACTAATAACACCTTATAGGGTTGCTAGCCCTATAAGATAATTCAGATCATCAATCTGGCCCATAGTAAGTacctaataaatgttagctgttagtattattattactaaggTGTACAGATGTATGTATGTCCAAGAGGACAGCTAGTAATTTAGGTCCACTGGTAATGTTGATGGGCTTCTTCCAGTTGGTCACACTTATGAGAATGTCCTCGCATTAAAACAagcaaggaggggcgcctgggtggctcagtcggttaagcgtccgacttcggctcaggtcatgatctcgtggtccgtgagttcgagccccgcgtcgggctgtgtgctggcagctcagagcctggagcctgcttcggattctgcgtctccctctctccctgcccctcccctcccctactcacactctgtctctctctcaaaaataaacaaacattaaaaacaaaaacaaaaacaaaaacgagcaGGGAATAGAGGTGGGATACACTGGCTGGTGCTTGctccccatttctctttccctctacttACGGGTTTAAGGTAGGCGACATTGCTGTGACGAATGTCATTCAAGAGCTGATCTCTGGGAGTGATTTCCACCAACGGGGGTGGCCTATTTCTCGGCACTGGCTTCAGTGTTCTGATGACGTCTTTGAGGTTGGTTTTCTCGGGGGGTTCTCTGGCCTCTGGCATCCGAGATTTGCGCTGGATTCTCTTCAGCTTCACCACCCGGAAGGAGTCAGGGTCCGTCCTGTACTTCGGAGGTTGTGATGGCTTCTTCATCATTTCGTTCTGCCGACTGAAGGGGACTGCCTGGGGGTtgggaggctgaggaggaggTTGGAGGAACTCCTGCATCCTGGCATCCGGCATGGGTCCTCCCAACTTCTCCCACATTCCGGGCGGTAGCCCCAACCCGTTCTCCAGCATGGCTATCAACTTCCTCTGCTCTTTCAGTCGCTGTTGTTTTTGTTCCTCTTGTCTCTTCTGCCTTTGTTTATCCTGATTCCTGGTGAGCAGGTTGGTTACCACCATTCTGGGGCCCGGGAGCTCAAAATGGTAGCCCATCTTCAGGAGGGTGGTGTTGGCCTTCAACAGTCTGGATATTTCCATTTCGGCATGGTGGCCCAGCATGTGCCTTTGATTGTGAAACCGAAGTTCAGTGAGCGTCTCGTTGAACTGGAGACACCTCATGATGGCCACAATTCCTTTACCTGTGATGAAGTTGGACTCGATGTTGAGAGTGGTGATGCTCCTATTTTCCCGCAACATGTTAGCCAAGGCAAACGCGGTGTTCTCATCAGCGCCCACGTTTGCTAAACTGAAGGTTTtgacatgtttgtttttcttcattgcgTTGACAAAGTCCAGTAACATTTCCTTGGGGATGTTTTCAATGTTGTTCAAATTGAGCTCCTTCATATCGGGATCATTCTGTCTAACTCTCCTCAAGCTCCCATCCAGGTCCGTCTGGTTTCCTGAAGGCCTTGCACTCACCTTTAAAAAACTGGTGTCTAGAGCTAACTTCTTAGGATCTAATTTTGATACTTTCTTCTCGCTCTTTTCTTGGACCTCTGGCCTGTCTTTCTGTTCTTCGAATGCTTTCTTAGCTACTTGGGGGGAGCGGCTCTCACCGTTTCTGATTTGCTCCTTTCCCtcaccttcctctcctctttgcGGCTTTTTATCTTCCCTGCCATCTTCATCctcatcatcctcatcctcatcgtcatcatcctcatcatcctcatcatcttcatcatcttcatcatcttcaTCTCCTTCATCTTCTTCACCATCTTCCTCATCTGGTTCTTGGACATCGTCGCTGCCTTTCGATTCTCTTTTATTGGCTGTGATTTCATTGTtgagcttttcttttaaatagtggGACACGTGTCTATTACCTGTGCCTCCTTCTTC
This DNA window, taken from Panthera tigris isolate Pti1 chromosome A2, P.tigris_Pti1_mat1.1, whole genome shotgun sequence, encodes the following:
- the LMOD3 gene encoding leiomodin-3, which produces MSEHSRNSDQEELFDEEIDEDEILANLSPEELKKLQSEMEVMAPDPRLPVGMIQKDQTDKPPTGNFDHKSLMDYMYWQKASRRMLEDERVPVTFVPSQVDIQEQHEEGGTGNRHVSHYLKEKLNNEITANKRESKGSDDVQEPDEEDGEEDEGDEDDEDDEDDEDDEDDDDEDEDDEDEDGREDKKPQRGEEGEGKEQIRNGESRSPQVAKKAFEEQKDRPEVQEKSEKKVSKLDPKKLALDTSFLKVSARPSGNQTDLDGSLRRVRQNDPDMKELNLNNIENIPKEMLLDFVNAMKKNKHVKTFSLANVGADENTAFALANMLRENRSITTLNIESNFITGKGIVAIMRCLQFNETLTELRFHNQRHMLGHHAEMEISRLLKANTTLLKMGYHFELPGPRMVVTNLLTRNQDKQRQKRQEEQKQQRLKEQRKLIAMLENGLGLPPGMWEKLGGPMPDARMQEFLQPPPQPPNPQAVPFSRQNEMMKKPSQPPKYRTDPDSFRVVKLKRIQRKSRMPEAREPPEKTNLKDVIRTLKPVPRNRPPPLVEITPRDQLLNDIRHSNVAYLKPVQLPKELA